In the Paroedura picta isolate Pp20150507F chromosome 15, Ppicta_v3.0, whole genome shotgun sequence genome, one interval contains:
- the MIB2 gene encoding E3 ubiquitin-protein ligase MIB2, translating into MDLDSSASMQVGMRVVRGVDWKWGNQDNGEGNIGTVVEIGRQGSPTTPDKTVVVQWDQGTRTNYRTGFQGAYDLLLYDNAQIGVRHPNIICDCCKKHGIRGMRWKCKICFDYDLCMLCYMNNKHDLAHAFERYETAHSRPVTVTPRQNLPRITLKGTFQGAKVVRGPDWEWGNQDGGEGKTGRVIDIRGWDVETGRSVASVTWVDGTTNVYRVGHKGKVDLKCIMEASGGFYYKEHLPRLGKPAELQKKESTERHPFQHGDKVKCLLDIDILREMQEGHGGWNPKMAEFIGQTGTVHRITDRGDVRVQFNSDIRWTFHPGALTKLNTFWVDDVVRVIDDVETVKQLQSGHGEWTDEMGATLGHIGKVIKVFGDGDLRVSFAGQSWTFNPACLTAYQREEDANLMTIEDAKESKSTLLSVLGRLLSQKMELDNPGRLVIEAAHGNVSKVRDLVQKYPDKVDIKNQGRTALQVASYLGQVEVVKVLLQAHANINLRDEEGDTALHYAAFGNQAEVTRVLASKGANLDLLNNVKCTALYIAVNKGFTEVVQALCEYTCDVNLPDSYGDTPLHYAITADFKCIIETLTEVPTIDFTIPNRQGFNLLHHAALKGNKLAIKKILARARQLVDAKKEDGFTALHLAALNNHKEVAEILIKEGRCDVNLKNNRNQMPLHLAVTQGHMEMVQLLVSEGCDVNAEDEDGDTAMHIVLERQNLMSIVADEQLDNEDSLCTKLRASGFLGNIELNVGAAIACYLAQEGADINYANHRGKSPLDLVMDGSIVQLIKNFSQKFRDQQDSSESSTVTCSLRRVHTTPNTMTNLSVAKVAAPSECLVCSELALLIHFFPCQHSIVCEECSRRMKRCIKCQVTITKKVKQDSTEVECSPGSESTDQQKLMEDLQNRYRQMEERITCPICIDNQIKLVFQCGHGSCLECSAALTVCPICRQTVRERIQIFV; encoded by the exons ATGGACTTGGACTCCTCCGCAAGCATGCAGGTCGGAATGCGGGTGGTCCGTGGCGTGGACTGGAAATGGGGCAACCAGGACAACGGCGAAGGGAACATTGGGACGGTGGTGGAGATcggccggcaagggagccccacGACGCCGGATAAGACCGTGGTGGTGCAGTGGGACCAGGGGACCCGCACCAACTACCGGACAGGATTCCAAGGAGCGTATGACCTTCTGCTGTACGATAATGCGCAGATAG GCGTCCGGCACCCCAACATCATCTGCGACTGCTGCAAGAAGCATGGGATCCGTGGGATGCGCTGGAAGTGCAAGATCTGCTTTGATTACGACCTGTGCATGCTGTGCTACATGAACAACAAGCACGACCTCGCCCACGCTTTCGAGCGCTACGAAACGGCCCACTCGCGACC TGTCACTGTGACTCCACGGCAGAATTTGCCACGCATCACCTTAAAGGGGACTTTCCAGGGAGCAAAAGTCGTCCGGGGCCCCGACTGGGAATGGGGCAACCAGGATG GGGGCGAAGGCAAAACCGGACGCGTCATTGACATCCGTGGCTGGGATGTAGAGACCGGGCGAAGCGTGGCCAGCGTCACCTGGGTTGACGGCACCACGAACGTGTACCGAGTCGGGCACAAAGGAAAGGTTGACCTGAAGTGCATTATGGAAGCGTCTGGAGGTTTTTACTATAAGGAGCATCTCCCTAGATTAG GTAAACCAGCTGAGCTACAGAAGAAGGAGAGTACGGAGAGGCACCCGTTCCAGCATGGAGACAAGGTGAAATGCCTCCTGGACATCGACATTTTGCGAGAGATGCAAGAAGGACATGGAGGCTGGAATCCAAAAATGGCTGAG TTCATCGGCCAAACAGGAACTGTACACAGAATCACAGACCGAGGAGACGTCCGCGTGCAGTTCAACAGCGATATCCGCTGGACGTTCCATCCAGGGGCTCTGACCAAG CTCAACACCTTTTGGGTCGACGACGTCGTCCGTGTGATCGATGACGTGGAAACGGTCAAGCAGCTGCAGTCGGGTCACGGGGAATGGACGGATGAAATGGGCGCG ACCCTCGGGCACATCGGCAAGGTGATCAAAGTCTTCGGAGACGGGGACTTGCGGGTCTCTTTCGCAGGCCAGTCCTGGACCTTCAACCCCGCCTGCCTGACGGCCTACCAAAGAGAGGAGGATGCTAACCTCATGACAATCGAGGAcgcaaaggagtctaaaa GCACCTTGCTCTCTGTGCTGGGAAGACTGCTCTCGCAGAAGATGGAATTGGACAACCCGGGCCGCCTGGTGATCGAGGCGGCCCATGGGAACGTCAGCAAAGTCCGGGATCTGGTTCAGAAATACCCCGACAAG GTTGATATAAAAAACCAGGGCAGGACGGCGCTCCAGGTGGCCTCTTACCTGGGCCAGGTGGAAGTGGTGAAGGTCTTGTTGCAGGCCCACGCCAACATCAACCTACGAGACGAGGAAGGGGACACGGCACTCCATTATGCAGCTTTTGG GAACCAAGCCGAAGTCACCCGCGTGCTCGCCAGCAAAGGTGCCAACCTAGACCTCTTGAACAACGTCAAGTGCACGGCCTTGTACATCGCAGTCAACAAAGGCTTCACAGAAGTTGTGCAGGCCTTGTGTGAATACACCTGTGACGTCAACCTGCCG GATTCCTACGGCGACACCCCCTTGCACTACGCCATCACTGCGGACTTCAAGTGCATCATTGAGACCCTCACGGAAGTCCCCACCATCGACTTCACCATCCCAAACCGGCAAGGATTCAACCTGCTGCACCACGCGGCTCTGAAAGGGAACAAATT AGCCATCAAGAAGATCCTGGCAAGGGCCCGGCAGCTGGTGGATGCCAAGAAGGAAGACGGCTTCACCGCGTTGCACCTGGCCGCCCTCAACAATCATAAGGAAGTGGCTGAGATCCTAATCAAAGAG GGCCGCTGCGATGTGAACCTCAAGAACAACCGCAACCAGATGCCCCTTCACTTGGCGGTCACGCAGGGCCACATGGAGATGGTGCAGCTGCTCGTGAGCGAGGGGTGTGACGTCAACGCAGAAGACGAGGACGGCGACACGGCCATGCACATCGTCCTAGAGAGGCAGAACCTGATGTCCATCGTGGCCGACGAGCAACTGGACAATGAAGACAGCCTCTGCACCAAG CTCCGGGCTTCTGGTTTCCTGGGCAACATTGAGCTGAACGTCGGAGCAGCCATTGCGTGCTACCTGGCCCAAGAAGGGGCCGACATCAACTACGCCAACCACCGAGGCAAGTCCCCCCTTGACCTCGTCATGGACGGAAGCATCGTTCAACTGATCAAGAACTTCTCCCAAAAGTTCAG GGATCAGCAAGACTCCTCGGAGAGTTCCACAGTGACGTGCAGCCTGCGGAGGGTCCACACCACCCCCAACACGATGACCAACCTTAGTGTGGCCAAGGTGGCCGCCCCATCGGAGTGCCTGGTCTGCTCGGAGCTGGCATTGCTGATCCACTTCTTCCCCTGCCAGCACAGCATTGTGTGCGAAG AATGCTCCCGGAGAATGAAGAGATGCATCAAATGTCAGGTGACCATCACCAAGAAGGTCAAGCAAG ACAGCACAGAAGTGGAGTGCAGCCCTGGCTCGGAATCCACGGACCAGCAGAAACTGATGGAGGACCTGCAGAACCGTTACCGGCAGATGGAAGAGCGCATCACGTGCCCCATCTGTATCGACAACCAAATCAAACTGGTCTTCCAGTGCGGGCACGGGTCGTGCCTGGAGTGCAGCGCGGCCCTGACGGTGTGCCCCATTTGCCGGCAGACTGTCCGCGAACGGATCCAGATCTTCGTTTGA